The proteins below are encoded in one region of Tiliqua scincoides isolate rTilSci1 chromosome 7, rTilSci1.hap2, whole genome shotgun sequence:
- the LOC136657232 gene encoding dystroglycan 1-like codes for MSDLSLASSFGTKVNFQITRELTSEQMKESTILYNKETPSRPGFYATSLYHGAQGQTNTSPRIVNAIKWLTATIGHKFSFSIPPDTFYDQEDGNTTQLTLGMNPADYSATGLESWLQFNSHYQTLYGYPLDHDFQYSPQEYLLFATDSGGLRASDTLTIELLRPTITPCHVYTIRTKNSYHSFLRNRERISLFFEKLSIYLNAGSPGNMTLLDLRPGSTVITWYNKSICTRTNNWCATDEIQRVQIKLVLPGGKVNPDFAEAMLPEYKIDQIEDIAYGGICLDIEKPLNESLPPNRTLSTFKDSRSWIRNILFALLISVSTTVMVILIITFHYCKYHKKVSGLQSASFHARPFSCVDFEMNVLKSRKPPILDQEAPQAAQPWLHMPPPSQPHRCRPKRTLTVSRLPPPPKYRLPPSYGMEESGQSCRDHGHRMSYPKARLY; via the exons ATGAGTGATTTAAGTTTGGCAAGCTCATTTGGAACAAAAGTAAACTTCCAAATCACAAGGGAGTTGACCTCGGAACAGATGAAAGAGTCAACAATTCTCTACAACAAAGAAACACCCTCACGGCCTGGATTCTATGCCACTTCTTTGTACCACGGAGCACAAG GTCAGACAAACACATCTCCAAGAATTGTTAATGCCATTAAGTGGCTAACAGCGACAATTGGACACAAGTTCTCCTTTTCAATACCTCCAGACACATTTTATGACCAGGAGGACGGAAACACCACACAGCTGACCCTTGGAATGAACCCAGCGGATTACTCTGCAACAGGTCTGGAAAGCTGGCTGCAGTTTAATTCACACTATCAAACCTTATATGGCTACCCACTTGATCATGATTTTCAGTATTCACCTCAGGAATATTTACTCTTTGCCACTGATTCAGGAGGGCTGAGGGCTTCAGATACCCTCACCATTGAGCTGCTCAGGCCAACCATAACCCCGTGTCACGTTTATACCATAAGAACCAAAAATAGCTACCACTCATTTTTGAGAAACAGAGAAAGAATCAGCTTATTTTTTGAGAAGCTTTCCATTTACTTGAATGCTGGCAGTCCTGGGAACATGACACTACTTGACCTCAGACCTGGGTCCACAGTGATCACATGGTACAACAAATCCATTTGCACGAGGACTAATAACTGGTGTGCAACGGATGAAATTCAGAGAGTACAGATCAAACTAGTACTACCTGGTGGAAAAGTTAATCCAGATTTTGCCGAGGCCATGTTACCAGAATATAAAATTGACCAAATTGAGGATATCGCATATGGTGGGATCTGCTTGGATATTGAAAAGCCATTAAATGAATCCTTACCTCCAAACAGGACCTTAAGTACATTTAAGGACAGCCGGTCCTGGATAAGAAACATCTTATTTGCCTTGCTAATCAGTGTAAGTACTACAGTTATGGTGATTCTGATCATTACCTTCCACTACTGTAAATACCACAAGAAAGTCTCTGGATTGCAATCTGCATCTTTTCATGCAAGACCCTTTAGCTGTGTTGACTTCGAAATGAATGTGCTGAAATCTCGGAAGCCACCTATCCTTGATCAAGAGGCCCCCCAGGCAGCTCAGCCATGGTTACATATGCCCCCACCTTCCCAGCCGCACCGATGCAGACCAAAGAGAACCCTTACTGTCTCAAGGCTACCTCCACCACCAAAATATAGACTTCCGCCATCTTATGGAATGGAAGAATCTGGTCAGAGTTGTCGTGATCATGGCCATAGAATGTCTTATCCCAAAGCCAGACTATACTGA